The Gouania willdenowi chromosome 20, fGouWil2.1, whole genome shotgun sequence genome window below encodes:
- the mnx1 gene encoding motor neuron and pancreas homeobox protein 1 has protein sequence MEKSKNFRIDALLAVDTPKAQTSPLALVTSLSSSSSSSSIQSSSVTATSCGGESLRTETPSPPRISSCGLIPKPGFLNSPHSMVGLHPQSTAGIPAQALYGHPMYTYSAAALAGQHPALSYSYPHGSHHHHTSDPIKLTASTFQLDHWLRVSTAGMMLPKMSDFNSQAQSNLLGKCRRPRTAFTSQQLLELEHQFKLNKYLSRPKRFEVATSLMLTETQVKIWFQNRRMKWKRSKKAKEQAAQEAEKQKGAKGGQDKSDGHQQSDYHSKTETKNGRIRDFRDSDDDEDEKYLYNSSDCSTDDERNHNSDVSPQP, from the exons ATGGAGAAATCCAAAAACTTTCGCATTGATGCTCTTTTAGCAGTCGATACACCAAAGGCTCAGACCTCTCCTCTCGCTCTTGTCACGTCTCTGtcttcctcctcatcttcatcctccatcCAATCATCCAGCGTGACGGCCACCAGCTGCGGCGGAGAGTCTTTACGCACAGAGACACCGTCTCCTCCGCGGATTTCCAGCTGCGGTTTGATCCCCAAACCGGGTTTCCTGAACAGCCCGCACAGCATGGTTGGATTACACCCGCAGAGCACCGCAGGGATCCCCGCACAGGCGCTCTATGGCCACCCCATGTACACGTACTCCGCTGCTGCGCTCGCAGGCCAACACCCCGCTCTGTCCTACTCATATCCCCACGGCTCCCATCACCACCACACCAGCGATCCCATTAAACTGACCGCCAGCACCTTCCAGCTGGACCACTGGCTCCGTGTGTCCACGGCTGGGATGATGCTTCCGAAAATGTCTGACTTCAACA GTCAAGCGCAGTCCAACCTGTTGGGAAAGTGCAGACGACCACGGACCGCTTTCACCAGTCAGCAGCTTCTGGAGCTGGAGCATCAGTTCAAGCTGAACAAGTATCTGTCCCGACCGAAGCGCTTTGAGGTGGCCACTTCCCTCATGCTGACGGAAACacag GTTAAAATCTGGTTCCAAAACCGCCGCATGAAGTGGAAGAGAAGCAAGAAGGCCAAAGAACAGGCCGCTCAGGAGGCCGAGAAACAGAAAGGAGCCAAAGGTGGACAGGACAAGTCAGACGGACACCAACAGTCGGACTATCACAGCAAGACAGAGACAAAAAACGGCAGGATAAGAGACTTCAGGGACAGTGACGACGACGAGGATGAAAAATATCTGTACAACTCATCAGACTGTTCCACAGACGATGAGCGGAATCACAACAGTGACGTCAGTCCGCAGCCGTGA
- the nom1 gene encoding nucleolar MIF4G domain-containing protein 1 — protein MKGKMKQSGKKKKQTNAVLQKYMASVDEFVQSKRGPEEAETESDRGLRAVRKKSRKELRKEKRKLKKAKMKHHYEGKKSECILPCVEETSAADQQKKKPKKKKKKSVKAETESGKDAPAVKPNSNKPTSSVNKSKKVNNLKESRKLALMEANEQEDREIKKLERRLGLNKRKNKQSLPQSFVADGLDYILGLIDSGSASAATAMYGEEDDMDVARENFEKLDESDNEEEMETDGSEDEDGSNVDVDEDDEDTVEEEEDSVLDEEEEEEMGDENDDLDESDVESDNENTKEADDQNTNTSDVNSATKYVPPHLRLMGDDKRKAELEKLKRNVKGLVNRLSEANMASICSQLEDLYMSYSRKDMNDTLTQLLLAACVTPTVMPDRLLMEHVLLVSVLHHAVGLEVGAHFLETVVHKFDETYKNPSEGKECDNLVAIIAHLYNFQVVHSVLISDILKLLVDTFTEKDIELVLSVLRNVGFALRKDDPVALKELISEAQRKASGVGAQFQDQTRVRFMLETMLALKNNDMRKIPGYDPEPVERMRKLQRTLIQKRAAGSDMKLRVSLENLLSAEQVGRWWIVGSSWSGAPMISKQEDTSTSQSNTTGQFSANVLALAKKQRMNTEVRRNIFCVLMTSEDYLDAYEKLLRMGLKDKQEREIVHVLIDCCLQEKSFNAFYAVLGEKFCSQNRHLQMTFQFSLWDKFKELSNLGSSNFSNLVQLVAYFLQKKCLSLSILKVIEFGELDKTTVRFLRQMLTKVLIESEPEELTNIFGRISGIPKLGMLRESLKLFISHFLLKNASSQGTPEQAAVLSERAQLASTAMEAKEDKLKL, from the exons atgaaaggaaagatGAAACAAAGCGGCAAAAAGAAGAAGCAGACAAACGCAGTGTTACAGAAATATATGGCATCCGTGGATGAGTTTGTTCAAAGCAAACGAGGCCCAGAAGAAGCAGAGACAGAGAGTGACCGAGGATTGAGAGCTGTGAGGAAGAAGAGCAGGAAGGAGCTacgaaaagagaaaagaaagctGAAAAAAGCTAAAATGAAGCATCACTATGAAGGCAAGAAGTCTGAGTGTATTCTCCCTTGTGTTGAAGAAACTTCAGCAGCTGATCAACAAAAGAAGaagccaaagaagaagaagaagaaatcagTCAAAGCAGAGACAGAGAGTGGAAAAGATGCTCCAGCAGTGAAACCAAACTCAAACAAACCCACCTCATCTGTCAACAAAAGCAAGAAAGTGAATAATCTTAAAGAGTCTAGAAAACTGGCTCTGATGGAAGCAAACGAACAGGAAGACAGAGAGATCAAGAAGTTAGAGAGGCGCCTCGGACTAAACAAGAGGAAGAACAAGCAAAGCCTCCCTCAGTCCTTTGTGGCTGATGGACTGGATTACATCCTGGGCTTGATCGACTCTggatcagcatcagcagcaacagcCATGTATGGCGAGGAAGATGACATGGATGTGGCCAGGGAGAACTTTGAGAAACTGGATGAGAGCGACAACGAGGAAGAGATGGAGACTGATGGCAGCGAGGATGAGGATGGCAGTAATGTTGATgtggatgaagatgatgaagatactgtggaggaggaggaagattcTGTCcttgatgaggaggaggaggaggagatgggTGATGAGAATGATGACCTGGATGAGAGTGACGTTGAATCAGACAATGAAAACACGAAGgaagcagacgaccagaacacaaacacatcagatgtT aacTCCGCTACAAAGTATGTGCCGCCTCACTTACGCCTCATGGGAGATGATAAACGCAAAGCTGAGCTGGAAAAGCTGAAAAGAAATGTGAAAGGATTAGTGAACAG GCTGAGTGAGGCCAACATGGCGTCCATCTGCAGTCAGCTGGAGGATCTGTACATGAGCTACAGTAGGAAGGACATGAACGACACCCTGACCCAACTGCTTCTCGCCGCCTGCGTTACTCCCACCGTGATGCCAGACAGACTGTTGATGGAGCACGTCCTGCTCGTCAGCGTCCTCCATCACGCCGTGGGCCTGGAA gtaGGAGCTCATTTCCTGGAGACCGTTGTGCATAAGTTTGACGAGACGTACAAAAACCCCAGCGAAGGCAAAGAATGCGACAACCTGGTGGCCATCATTGCTCACCTCTATAACTTCCAGGTGGTACATTCTGTCCTCATCTCTGACATCCTGAAGCTGCTGGTGGACACTTTTACAGAGAAGGACATAGAGTTGGTTCTCTCTGTGCTGAGAAACGTCGGCTTCGCCCTGAGAAAGGACGACCCTGTGGCTCTAAAGGAACTCATCTCTGAAGCTCAGCGCAAGGCGAGTGGCGTGGGCGCCCAATTTCAGGATCAGACCAGG GTGCGTTTCATGCTGGAAACTATGTTGGCTTTGAAGAACAATGACATGAGGAAGATTCCTGGATATGATCCTGAGCCTGTGGAGAGAATGAGGAAGCTGCAGAGAACTCTG attcagaagagggcagcagGCAGTGACATGAAGCTCAGGGTGTCCTTAGAGAACCTGCTGTCAGCAGAGCAGGTGGGACGCTGGTGGATCGTTGGGTCATCGTGGAGCGGAGCACCGATGATCAGCAAACAAGAAGACACGAGCACATCACAGAGTAACACTACAGGACAG TTCAGTGCCAATGTTTTAGCGCTGGCGAAGAAGCAGAGGATGAACACGGAGGTCAGGAGAAACATCTTCTGTGTTCTGATGACCAGTGAGGACTACCTGGATGCTTATGAGAAACTGCTGAG GATGGGTCTGAAAgacaagcaggagagagagatTGTTCATGTTCTGATTGACTGCTGTCTACAAGAGAAATCCTTCAACGCCTTTTACGCTGTTCTGGGAGAAAAGTTTTGCTCACAAAACCGCCACCTCCAG ATGACGTTCCAGTTCAGCCTTTGGGACAAATTCAAGGAGCTGTCCAACCTCGGCAGCAGCAACTTTAGCAATCTGGTGCAACTTGTTGCTTACTTCCTGCAGAAGAAGTGCCTCTCACTCTCAATACTTAAA GTGATTGAGTTTGGGGAATTAGATAAGACGACTGTGCGCTTCCTGCGTCAGATGCTCACCAAGGTACTGATAGAAAGTGAGCCTGAGGAGCTGACCAACATATTTGGAAG GATTTCAGGAATTCCCAAGCTAGGAATGCTGCGGGAAAGCTTGAAGCTTTTCATCAGCCACTTTCTCCTGAAGAACGCCTCGTCGCAGGGAACACCTGAGCAAGCAGCCGTGCTGTCGGAGCGCGCCCAGTTAGCCTCGACAGCCATGGAGGCCAAAGAGGACAAACTCAAACTTTAA